The following coding sequences are from one Elusimicrobium minutum Pei191 window:
- a CDS encoding spinster family MFS transporter, translating to MTPKKIFWLLFAINLFNYIDRQVLFAVFPLIKLDLSLTDAQLGSLASAFMLVYMIYAPLAGYFADRSPRQHWMGLSAVLWSIATFFTGFMNNFKQLLAARSFIGIGEAGFTTVAQGFLAEQYPHEKRARILASFGLALPAGSALGYFLGGVLGDHFGWRIAFMIVGVPGLLLGLLAAFKIKDARVFADKAEKPKLWAYVHLLKNKIFIFICLAQAFSTFIVGGLAAWLPTYFNRFYGYSVAKSSTIFGIMIVCSGALGVFLGGQVADRLIKKTQKAYFITAGASFALAMPFAVLGIMAPTFESSIFFLFFAIMFASAQTGPLSAAIVGYTSKKVRSMAFALNIFIIHALGDAISPMIIGKFSDIWNLRIAILFCLLMVVPACFFSAMAAIVSKKHKMNVEEPAKI from the coding sequence ATGACTCCTAAAAAAATATTTTGGTTATTATTTGCAATTAACCTGTTTAACTATATAGACAGACAGGTTTTATTTGCAGTGTTTCCGTTAATTAAATTAGATTTATCTCTTACTGATGCGCAGCTCGGAAGTTTAGCCTCCGCTTTTATGCTGGTTTATATGATTTACGCTCCCCTGGCGGGCTATTTTGCGGACAGAAGCCCGAGACAGCATTGGATGGGTTTAAGCGCCGTGCTTTGGAGCATAGCAACTTTTTTTACCGGGTTTATGAATAATTTTAAGCAGTTGCTTGCCGCACGCAGTTTTATAGGTATCGGAGAGGCGGGTTTTACTACCGTTGCCCAGGGTTTTTTGGCGGAACAATATCCGCATGAAAAAAGGGCCAGAATTTTGGCTTCTTTCGGGCTTGCTCTGCCGGCCGGAAGCGCTTTGGGGTATTTTTTAGGGGGTGTTTTGGGCGACCATTTCGGCTGGCGTATTGCATTTATGATTGTTGGCGTTCCGGGTTTGCTGCTTGGTCTTTTAGCGGCTTTTAAAATAAAAGACGCAAGAGTTTTTGCCGATAAGGCGGAAAAGCCCAAACTTTGGGCTTACGTGCATCTTTTAAAAAATAAAATTTTTATTTTTATCTGTCTTGCGCAGGCTTTCTCAACATTTATTGTGGGCGGACTTGCGGCTTGGCTGCCCACATACTTTAACAGATTTTACGGATACAGCGTGGCGAAGTCAAGCACTATTTTCGGAATTATGATTGTGTGTTCAGGCGCTTTAGGCGTATTTTTAGGCGGGCAGGTGGCGGACAGGCTTATTAAAAAAACCCAAAAAGCTTATTTTATTACCGCAGGGGCAAGTTTCGCTTTAGCTATGCCATTTGCCGTTTTGGGTATTATGGCGCCTACTTTTGAAAGTTCTATCTTCTTTTTGTTTTTTGCTATCATGTTCGCTTCCGCGCAGACAGGGCCTTTAAGCGCGGCTATAGTGGGCTATACTTCTAAGAAAGTGCGTTCAATGGCTTTTGCTTTGAATATTTTTATAATCCATGCTTTGGGGGATGCTATTTCCCCTATGATTATAGGTAAATTTTCGGATATTTGGAATTTAAGAATAGCTATTTTATTTTGTCTTTTAATGGTTGTTCCGGCGTGTTTTTTCTCAGCGATGGCGGCAATAGTTTCCAAAAAGCATAAAATGAATGTTGAAGAGCCCGCGAAAATATAA